In Sander lucioperca isolate FBNREF2018 chromosome 21, SLUC_FBN_1.2, whole genome shotgun sequence, the following proteins share a genomic window:
- the LOC116059552 gene encoding methionine-R-sulfoxide reductase B1-A-like, with amino-acid sequence MSFCSFFGGEVYKDHFQPGVYVCSKCDHQLFNSRSKYEHSSPWPAFTQTIHEDSVSKHEERPGAYKVRCGKCGNGLGHEFVNDGPAKGVSRFUIFSSSLKFVPKDKVDGQ; translated from the exons ATGTCGTTTTGTAGCTTCTTCGGTGGAGAGGTCTATAAAGACCATTTTCAACCAG GGGTTTACGTATGCTCCAAGTGTGATCATCAGCTGTTCAACAGTCGCTCCAAGTATGAACACTCCTCTCCCTGGCCAGCCTTCACACAGACAATCCATGAGGACAGTGTGTCTAAACATGAGGAGAGACCTGGGGCATATAAG GTGCGGTGTGGGAAATGTGGAAATGGACTAGGCCATGAGTTTGTGAATGATGGGCCAGCCAAAGGGGTTTCTCGCTTCTGAATATTCAGCAGCTCACTGAAGTTTGTCCCTAAAG ATAAGGTTGATGGACAGTAA
- the LOC116059551 gene encoding zinc finger protein OZF-like isoform X3, giving the protein MDTTMFQLRSFVHQRLYTAAEEILGEVEKTITLALYKAEVSQTKQEVGSLRHQLTIDLQKKSAAAEPSLTISTGQRGDECDAPLLQENTGPSTPEEDNFSLGAEVPGPSQTSGDPGNNNWNYCLVQTDFRMLEIKEEQEELGDDSQTQEMVFPSPEIVKSEEDQPETQLSYEMQPVSSECSAAQSENNGSDEELVTSKEEQTITMKRKGKERSFCHFCGKGFQYVGSLMKHIKTHENNFDCTVCGMTCQSTEQLITHVKSCHNKTHFCDACGKTFANIRCLRLHEKIHTGIKEFVCQECGKTFYRREHLIVHVRTHSGEKPYHCDICGKSFSQSQNLTIHKRSHSGERPYQCGLCGKLFNTSSHLKTHMRYHSGEKPYSCDICGKHFRQNGQMTRHRTTHTGERPYGCHVCGMRYRFAPNLKMHLQIHEKAASE; this is encoded by the exons ATGGATACCACAATGTTTCAGCTGAGGTCGTTTGTTCATCAGCGGCTGTATACAGCGGCAGAGGAGATCCTGGGAGAGGTGGAGAAAactataacgttagctttgtacaAAGCCGAAGTTAGTCAAACTAAACAGGAGGTTGGAAGTCTGCGACATCAGCTAACGATAGACCTTCAAAAGAAATCAG CAGCTGCAGAGCCTTCACTGACCATCAGCACAGGGCAACGTGGAGATGAATGTGATGCCCCACTGCTGCAGGAGAACACTGGTCCCTCAACACCAGAAGAGGACAACTTTAGTCTTGGTGCTGAGGTGCCAGGACCCTCTCAAACCAGTGGAGATCCAGGCAATAATAACTGGAACTACTGCTTGGTTCAGACAGACTTTAGGATGTTAGAgataaaagaagaacaggaggAACTTGGGGATGACAGTCAAACACAAGAGATGGTTTTTCCTTCTCCCGAAATTGTGAAAAGCGAGGAAGATCAGCCAGAGACACAACTATCATATGAAATGCAGCCAGTTTCTTCAGAGTGCTCTGCAGCTCAGAGTGAGAACAATGGCAGTGATGAGGAGTTGGTTACCAGCAAAGAAGAACAGACCATAACAatgaaaaggaaagg AAAGGAACGCagtttttgccatttttgtgGCAAGGGATTTCAGTACGTCGGCTCTTTGATGaagcacataaaaacacatgagAACAATTTTGATTGCACGGTTTGTGGGATGACATGCCAGTCAACAGAGCAGCTGATAACTCATGTGAAAAGTTGTcataacaaaacacatttttgtgacGCTTGTGGCAAGACTTTTGCCAATATCCGTTGTCTCCGGCTGCatgaaaaaatacacacaggcaTAAAAGAGTTTGTCTGTCAAGAATGTGGTAAGACATTTTACCGAAGAGAACATCTGATTGTGCATGTGAGAACCCATTCTGGGGAGAAACCTTATCACTGTGATATTTGTGGAAAATCATTCAGTCAGAGCCAGAACCTTACAATTCATAAAAGAAGTCATTCAGGGGAGAGACCGTATCAATGTGGCCTGTGTGGCAAACTTTTTAATACTAGCAGTCATCTCAAAACACACATGAGATACCATTCAGGAGAAAAGCCATATTCATGTGATATTTGTGGTAAACATTTTCGCCAAAACGGACAGATGACTAGACATAGGACCACACATACAGGAGAAAGGCCATATGGCTGCCATGTGTGTGGTATGAGATACAGGTTTGCACCTAATCTGAAGATGCACCTGCAAATTCATGAAAAGGCAGCCTCTGAGTGA
- the LOC116059551 gene encoding zinc finger protein OZF-like isoform X1, giving the protein MDTTMFQLRSFVHQRLYTAAEEILGEVEKTITLALYKAEVSQTKQEVGSLRHQLTIDLQKKSAAAEPSLTISTGQRGDECDAPLLQENTGPSTPEEDNFSLGAEVPGPSQTSGDPGNNNWNYCLVQTDFRMLEIKEEQEELGDDSQTQEMVFPSPEIVKSEEDQPETQLSYEMQPVSSECSAAQSENNGSDEELVTSKEEQTITMKRKGKMLHGQSGNVNEKAALPHDKSSAKSEKERSFCHFCGKGFQYVGSLMKHIKTHENNFDCTVCGMTCQSTEQLITHVKSCHNKTHFCDACGKTFANIRCLRLHEKIHTGIKEFVCQECGKTFYRREHLIVHVRTHSGEKPYHCDICGKSFSQSQNLTIHKRSHSGERPYQCGLCGKLFNTSSHLKTHMRYHSGEKPYSCDICGKHFRQNGQMTRHRTTHTGERPYGCHVCGMRYRFAPNLKMHLQIHEKAASE; this is encoded by the exons ATGGATACCACAATGTTTCAGCTGAGGTCGTTTGTTCATCAGCGGCTGTATACAGCGGCAGAGGAGATCCTGGGAGAGGTGGAGAAAactataacgttagctttgtacaAAGCCGAAGTTAGTCAAACTAAACAGGAGGTTGGAAGTCTGCGACATCAGCTAACGATAGACCTTCAAAAGAAATCAG CAGCTGCAGAGCCTTCACTGACCATCAGCACAGGGCAACGTGGAGATGAATGTGATGCCCCACTGCTGCAGGAGAACACTGGTCCCTCAACACCAGAAGAGGACAACTTTAGTCTTGGTGCTGAGGTGCCAGGACCCTCTCAAACCAGTGGAGATCCAGGCAATAATAACTGGAACTACTGCTTGGTTCAGACAGACTTTAGGATGTTAGAgataaaagaagaacaggaggAACTTGGGGATGACAGTCAAACACAAGAGATGGTTTTTCCTTCTCCCGAAATTGTGAAAAGCGAGGAAGATCAGCCAGAGACACAACTATCATATGAAATGCAGCCAGTTTCTTCAGAGTGCTCTGCAGCTCAGAGTGAGAACAATGGCAGTGATGAGGAGTTGGTTACCAGCAAAGAAGAACAGACCATAACAatgaaaaggaaaggaaagatgTTGCATGGACAAAGTGGCAACGTTAATGAGAAGGCAGCATTGCCTCATGACAAAAGTTCTGCTAAAAGTGAAAAGGAACGCagtttttgccatttttgtgGCAAGGGATTTCAGTACGTCGGCTCTTTGATGaagcacataaaaacacatgagAACAATTTTGATTGCACGGTTTGTGGGATGACATGCCAGTCAACAGAGCAGCTGATAACTCATGTGAAAAGTTGTcataacaaaacacatttttgtgacGCTTGTGGCAAGACTTTTGCCAATATCCGTTGTCTCCGGCTGCatgaaaaaatacacacaggcaTAAAAGAGTTTGTCTGTCAAGAATGTGGTAAGACATTTTACCGAAGAGAACATCTGATTGTGCATGTGAGAACCCATTCTGGGGAGAAACCTTATCACTGTGATATTTGTGGAAAATCATTCAGTCAGAGCCAGAACCTTACAATTCATAAAAGAAGTCATTCAGGGGAGAGACCGTATCAATGTGGCCTGTGTGGCAAACTTTTTAATACTAGCAGTCATCTCAAAACACACATGAGATACCATTCAGGAGAAAAGCCATATTCATGTGATATTTGTGGTAAACATTTTCGCCAAAACGGACAGATGACTAGACATAGGACCACACATACAGGAGAAAGGCCATATGGCTGCCATGTGTGTGGTATGAGATACAGGTTTGCACCTAATCTGAAGATGCACCTGCAAATTCATGAAAAGGCAGCCTCTGAGTGA
- the LOC116059551 gene encoding zinc finger protein OZF-like isoform X2 — protein MDTTMFQLRSFVHQRLYTAAEEILGEVEKTITLALYKAEVSQTKQEVGSLRHQLTIDLQKKSAAEPSLTISTGQRGDECDAPLLQENTGPSTPEEDNFSLGAEVPGPSQTSGDPGNNNWNYCLVQTDFRMLEIKEEQEELGDDSQTQEMVFPSPEIVKSEEDQPETQLSYEMQPVSSECSAAQSENNGSDEELVTSKEEQTITMKRKGKMLHGQSGNVNEKAALPHDKSSAKSEKERSFCHFCGKGFQYVGSLMKHIKTHENNFDCTVCGMTCQSTEQLITHVKSCHNKTHFCDACGKTFANIRCLRLHEKIHTGIKEFVCQECGKTFYRREHLIVHVRTHSGEKPYHCDICGKSFSQSQNLTIHKRSHSGERPYQCGLCGKLFNTSSHLKTHMRYHSGEKPYSCDICGKHFRQNGQMTRHRTTHTGERPYGCHVCGMRYRFAPNLKMHLQIHEKAASE, from the exons ATGGATACCACAATGTTTCAGCTGAGGTCGTTTGTTCATCAGCGGCTGTATACAGCGGCAGAGGAGATCCTGGGAGAGGTGGAGAAAactataacgttagctttgtacaAAGCCGAAGTTAGTCAAACTAAACAGGAGGTTGGAAGTCTGCGACATCAGCTAACGATAGACCTTCAAAAGAAATCAG CTGCAGAGCCTTCACTGACCATCAGCACAGGGCAACGTGGAGATGAATGTGATGCCCCACTGCTGCAGGAGAACACTGGTCCCTCAACACCAGAAGAGGACAACTTTAGTCTTGGTGCTGAGGTGCCAGGACCCTCTCAAACCAGTGGAGATCCAGGCAATAATAACTGGAACTACTGCTTGGTTCAGACAGACTTTAGGATGTTAGAgataaaagaagaacaggaggAACTTGGGGATGACAGTCAAACACAAGAGATGGTTTTTCCTTCTCCCGAAATTGTGAAAAGCGAGGAAGATCAGCCAGAGACACAACTATCATATGAAATGCAGCCAGTTTCTTCAGAGTGCTCTGCAGCTCAGAGTGAGAACAATGGCAGTGATGAGGAGTTGGTTACCAGCAAAGAAGAACAGACCATAACAatgaaaaggaaaggaaagatgTTGCATGGACAAAGTGGCAACGTTAATGAGAAGGCAGCATTGCCTCATGACAAAAGTTCTGCTAAAAGTGAAAAGGAACGCagtttttgccatttttgtgGCAAGGGATTTCAGTACGTCGGCTCTTTGATGaagcacataaaaacacatgagAACAATTTTGATTGCACGGTTTGTGGGATGACATGCCAGTCAACAGAGCAGCTGATAACTCATGTGAAAAGTTGTcataacaaaacacatttttgtgacGCTTGTGGCAAGACTTTTGCCAATATCCGTTGTCTCCGGCTGCatgaaaaaatacacacaggcaTAAAAGAGTTTGTCTGTCAAGAATGTGGTAAGACATTTTACCGAAGAGAACATCTGATTGTGCATGTGAGAACCCATTCTGGGGAGAAACCTTATCACTGTGATATTTGTGGAAAATCATTCAGTCAGAGCCAGAACCTTACAATTCATAAAAGAAGTCATTCAGGGGAGAGACCGTATCAATGTGGCCTGTGTGGCAAACTTTTTAATACTAGCAGTCATCTCAAAACACACATGAGATACCATTCAGGAGAAAAGCCATATTCATGTGATATTTGTGGTAAACATTTTCGCCAAAACGGACAGATGACTAGACATAGGACCACACATACAGGAGAAAGGCCATATGGCTGCCATGTGTGTGGTATGAGATACAGGTTTGCACCTAATCTGAAGATGCACCTGCAAATTCATGAAAAGGCAGCCTCTGAGTGA